The Sinomicrobium kalidii genome contains a region encoding:
- a CDS encoding serine aminopeptidase domain-containing protein yields the protein MKRFILSKRNLNSSFRHTLLICTVMFYFSSTNGQELSDRNRPLVKSFQNFYNQNKPDSLFLLFSSKLKEKMPLEQTRAFNQQLLNQLGKLLKVEPDSISKFNTTYYIASFEKGILRLLISSNESRKIKGIFLQPYKTENNSNKIKREQGLSIEVEGGEIKGTLLIPDGQGDVPLIILIAGSGPTDRNGNSIFTQNNSLMYLANELDDIGVATFRYDKRGIGESANIKENELATANDFVNDIVEIIRQFKSDSRFYKTILLGHSEGSLLGVLASQREEVDGFISIAGPGFHLSHSLKQQIMENLPSEQRDSALFILNNLSKGNVVKSIPDDLNTLFSEKSQIFLMSMFKYDPAVEIKKLDIPVLILQGDSDLQISIEDANRLKKAYPKADYVILKNMNHIMKEVGTDRKSNIETYYNPKIPIKKEIITHIGQFLKEVE from the coding sequence ATGAAAAGATTTATCCTGAGTAAAAGAAACTTAAATAGCAGTTTTAGACATACTTTATTGATATGCACAGTGATGTTCTATTTTTCTTCAACGAATGGGCAAGAGCTTTCGGATAGAAATAGGCCATTGGTTAAATCATTTCAAAATTTTTATAATCAAAATAAGCCGGACAGTTTATTTTTACTCTTTTCTTCAAAGCTGAAAGAAAAAATGCCTCTTGAGCAGACCCGGGCATTTAATCAACAATTATTAAATCAACTAGGGAAATTATTGAAGGTTGAACCTGATAGTATATCAAAATTCAATACAACCTATTACATAGCTTCTTTTGAGAAGGGAATATTAAGACTATTGATTTCATCCAACGAGTCCAGAAAAATTAAAGGGATTTTTTTGCAACCCTATAAGACAGAAAACAACTCCAATAAAATTAAAAGAGAACAAGGACTTTCAATAGAAGTAGAGGGGGGCGAAATTAAAGGAACCTTACTTATTCCGGATGGACAAGGGGACGTCCCTTTAATTATCCTTATAGCAGGGTCCGGACCAACCGATAGAAATGGCAATTCTATATTTACTCAAAATAACTCTTTAATGTATTTAGCTAATGAATTGGATGACATAGGTGTAGCTACCTTTCGTTATGATAAACGAGGTATAGGAGAAAGTGCTAATATTAAAGAGAATGAATTGGCGACAGCAAATGACTTTGTAAATGATATTGTTGAAATTATAAGACAATTCAAATCTGATTCTAGGTTTTATAAAACTATTTTGTTAGGTCATAGTGAAGGTTCTCTTTTAGGGGTTTTAGCTTCTCAAAGGGAAGAGGTAGATGGTTTTATTTCAATTGCCGGACCTGGATTCCATTTAAGCCATTCCCTAAAACAGCAGATTATGGAAAACCTTCCGTCAGAACAACGGGACTCGGCATTATTTATTCTAAACAATTTGAGTAAAGGAAATGTTGTAAAATCGATTCCTGATGATTTGAATACACTTTTTTCAGAAAAATCACAGATTTTTTTAATGTCCATGTTTAAGTATGACCCTGCTGTTGAAATAAAAAAGCTAGATATTCCAGTATTAATACTTCAAGGAGATTCCGATTTACAGATAAGTATTGAGGATGCCAATCGACTAAAGAAAGCCTACCCTAAGGCGGATTACGTTATCCTCAAAAACATGAATCATATTATGAAAGAAGTTGGGACCGACCGCAAATCAAATATTGAAACCTATTATAATCCAAAAATTCCCATTAAAAAGGAGATAATTACCCATATTGGCCAATTTCTTAAAGAGGTGGAATAA
- a CDS encoding discoidin domain-containing protein: MIYKELRFFCSLFFLIFSISSCNNKSDGFPDRLKEIFKSAGENKNEVEKVLQYYSPKDNSLKYKAALFLIENMPGHYSLEFEPREKWRELLKKSDSLIKIKHENYENTIKEEFYNILYGVNVKPRYETKNDIQHFKAVELIEYIDEAFKVWNKPWNKFLDFNDFCNYVLPYRMKNEPMEMGIRQILSRENNNRVNKNTTIREIAKLAQDIGTLPSNFKFIKLLKSEQGIEDIRKGRMVDCLDYANYAGMTCRAIGIPTAIDFTIWPNGRGAHYWNAVLFNKDSLLYADLNFFWGEPGSYRLRRKIAKIYRYVYANQRTELSRQNSPNKMTDFLHSPHVIDVTAQYIKTSDIDIPITRGIGTNSQWVYLCIFNDGEWRPIAVAEKVDDIVHFADIGRENIYMIAAFNGYERIPISKTFSVDKEGTVNFYQPGNIKENVILNRKAKLTERVKEFAAQMNGGVFQLSNDRNFKKVKEVYSIGKKDTVVVPMEVEINDDKLYRYARYTIPNKQTLEIAEMDFYIKDSLISGSIIRANADSDGIANAFDKNLLSFYSSKGIDNEQSTWIGIDFGEKKKVTKLKFAPRSDVNYIKPGDTYELFYWNDKWKSLGEKMSKSYSIEYSDVPKNAVLWLRNLSEGVEEELFVYKEGRQYFWNSTEY, from the coding sequence ATGATATATAAAGAACTTCGTTTTTTTTGTTCACTTTTTTTTCTAATTTTTTCAATTTCATCTTGTAATAATAAATCTGATGGTTTTCCTGATCGATTAAAGGAAATATTTAAGTCAGCAGGTGAAAACAAGAATGAGGTAGAAAAAGTTTTGCAATATTACTCTCCAAAGGATAATAGTTTAAAGTACAAAGCAGCCCTATTTTTAATAGAAAATATGCCGGGGCATTACTCCTTGGAGTTTGAACCCAGGGAAAAATGGAGGGAGTTACTTAAAAAATCTGACAGTTTGATAAAAATAAAGCACGAGAATTATGAAAACACAATAAAAGAGGAATTTTATAACATTCTGTACGGCGTCAATGTAAAACCAAGGTATGAAACTAAGAATGATATCCAACATTTTAAAGCGGTGGAGTTGATTGAATATATAGATGAAGCATTTAAAGTATGGAACAAACCCTGGAATAAATTCTTGGATTTTAATGATTTTTGTAATTACGTTTTACCTTATAGAATGAAAAATGAGCCCATGGAAATGGGGATAAGGCAAATACTATCTCGGGAGAATAATAATAGGGTTAACAAAAATACTACAATACGAGAAATTGCAAAATTAGCCCAAGATATTGGGACTTTACCCAGTAATTTCAAGTTCATTAAACTATTAAAAAGCGAACAAGGAATTGAGGATATAAGAAAAGGAAGAATGGTGGACTGTTTGGATTACGCCAATTATGCTGGGATGACTTGTAGAGCTATAGGAATTCCCACAGCTATAGACTTTACAATTTGGCCAAACGGAAGGGGGGCTCACTACTGGAACGCAGTATTATTCAATAAAGACAGTTTATTGTATGCAGACCTGAATTTTTTCTGGGGAGAGCCTGGCTCTTATAGATTAAGACGGAAAATCGCAAAAATATATAGATATGTGTATGCTAATCAAAGAACTGAATTATCCCGGCAAAACAGTCCAAATAAGATGACAGATTTTCTTCATAGTCCACATGTCATTGATGTGACTGCACAATATATAAAAACTTCAGATATAGATATTCCAATTACTCGTGGAATTGGTACAAATTCCCAATGGGTTTATCTCTGCATATTTAATGATGGTGAATGGAGACCTATTGCTGTTGCTGAAAAGGTGGATGATATAGTGCACTTTGCTGATATTGGGAGGGAAAATATATATATGATTGCTGCTTTTAATGGGTACGAGAGAATACCAATTTCAAAAACGTTTTCAGTGGATAAGGAAGGAACAGTTAATTTTTATCAACCTGGAAATATAAAAGAAAATGTAATTTTAAATAGAAAAGCCAAATTGACAGAGCGAGTTAAAGAATTCGCAGCCCAAATGAATGGAGGAGTGTTTCAGTTATCAAATGACCGTAATTTTAAAAAAGTGAAAGAAGTATATTCTATTGGTAAAAAAGATACTGTGGTTGTACCAATGGAGGTGGAAATAAATGATGATAAATTATACCGCTATGCAAGATATACGATACCCAATAAGCAAACTCTGGAAATTGCTGAGATGGATTTTTATATCAAAGACAGCTTAATTTCTGGTAGTATTATAAGGGCTAATGCAGATTCTGACGGTATAGCTAATGCGTTTGATAAGAATCTTTTATCTTTTTATTCTTCAAAAGGTATAGATAATGAACAATCTACCTGGATAGGTATTGATTTCGGAGAAAAAAAGAAGGTTACCAAGCTGAAGTTTGCTCCCAGAAGTGATGTAAACTATATAAAGCCGGGAGATACGTATGAGTTGTTTTATTGGAATGATAAATGGAAGTCATTAGGAGAAAAAATGTCAAAATCGTATTCTATTGAATATAGTGATGTTCCCAAAAATGCAGTACTGTGGTTAAGAAATTTAAGCGAAGGTGTTGAAGAAGAATTGTTCGTATATAAAGAGGGAAGGCAATATTTTTGGAATTCAACAGAGTATTGA